The following are encoded in a window of Algiphilus aromaticivorans DG1253 genomic DNA:
- the casB gene encoding type I-E CRISPR-associated protein Cse2/CasB, with protein MKSLKREYGAGAALLEWWQELDDRRADRAILRRAPDITAVSISAPYQRCYRRLLDYDESFGSVHSRDRLAAAVGLLAHVKFDSPGDSVPERLSVRAAGDDQPAVSKLRFVRLLESPDIDSLFIGLRRALPLTDHKMNVIALAHDLLFWGDGVRKAWAYGYHWPE; from the coding sequence ATGAAAAGTCTCAAGCGTGAATACGGTGCCGGAGCGGCGCTACTCGAATGGTGGCAGGAGCTGGACGATAGGCGTGCGGATCGCGCGATTCTCCGGCGCGCGCCAGACATCACTGCGGTCAGCATCAGCGCACCCTATCAGCGCTGCTATCGCCGTCTGCTGGACTACGACGAGTCATTCGGTTCAGTGCATTCGCGAGATCGGCTGGCGGCGGCAGTCGGTTTGCTTGCGCATGTCAAATTCGATAGCCCCGGAGACAGCGTCCCCGAACGCCTCAGCGTGCGTGCAGCCGGTGATGACCAACCCGCCGTCAGCAAGCTGCGCTTCGTCCGCTTGCTGGAATCACCGGATATCGACAGCCTTTTCATCGGCCTGCGTCGAGCCCTGCCGCTTACTGATCACAAGATGAACGTCATCGCCCTCGCCCACGATCTTCTGTTCTGGGGAGATGGCGTCAGGAAGGCCTGGGCCTACGGCTACCACTGGCCCGAGTAG
- the casA gene encoding type I-E CRISPR-associated protein Cse1/CasA, which translates to MNLLSDRWLPVQRSSSGARDWVSPAQLADPDVASFDAPRADFNAALLQFAIGLLQTTAPIETSRDWAKRFREPPDADTLQSWFAPVQAAFELDGDAARFMQDRTLTTDQGTVNDIAALLIEAPGGKTLKDNGDHFIKRGQIAGMCPCCAAAALLTLQINAPSGGAGHRTGLRGGGPLTTLVVCQPARSLWHDLWLNVQERSRFLEAGGNPEKTESFYTFPWMSAQTSLQKDGGALAPIDVHPAHVFWAMPRRIRLDFSAVEHGDCDVCGRSSEQCITQYVTKNYGLNYKGPWEHPLSPYYESKEGWLPMHPQPGGLGYRHWLAWVLGTEDEKKRQRAARVVGAQLESGRARALGHAPLHLRAFGFDMDNMKARCWYDSTLPLYGLLECEAGALKRIQNEVSHWLSGAELAAYFLRTAVKEAWFGHEARGDLSVVDASFWSATEASFYGVLQAVITAERQAKEADSGALKRRLHQALVHAATSLFDECFVGAGAVERQHPQRVAAAYRRLRQSLHGRKLRDALALPKNDAGPDKAPYQEHESASA; encoded by the coding sequence GTGAATTTGCTTTCTGACAGATGGCTACCGGTGCAACGCAGCTCGTCCGGTGCGCGCGACTGGGTCAGTCCGGCCCAATTGGCCGATCCGGATGTCGCCAGCTTTGATGCGCCACGCGCGGATTTCAATGCGGCGCTTCTCCAGTTCGCGATCGGCTTGCTGCAGACGACGGCGCCAATCGAGACGTCGCGCGACTGGGCGAAGCGCTTTCGCGAGCCGCCGGATGCAGACACGCTGCAGAGTTGGTTCGCTCCCGTGCAGGCGGCGTTCGAGCTCGATGGCGACGCCGCGCGCTTCATGCAGGATCGCACGCTGACAACGGATCAAGGCACGGTCAACGATATTGCGGCCCTGTTGATCGAAGCGCCCGGCGGAAAGACGCTGAAGGACAATGGAGATCATTTCATCAAGCGCGGGCAGATTGCCGGCATGTGTCCTTGCTGTGCTGCGGCCGCGTTGCTCACGCTACAGATCAATGCACCGTCGGGTGGGGCGGGGCACCGCACCGGGCTTCGCGGAGGCGGACCGCTGACGACCCTGGTGGTTTGCCAGCCCGCGCGCAGTCTGTGGCACGACCTCTGGCTGAATGTGCAGGAGCGCTCGCGTTTTCTGGAGGCTGGTGGAAACCCGGAAAAGACGGAGTCCTTCTATACCTTCCCCTGGATGAGCGCGCAGACCAGTCTGCAGAAGGATGGGGGCGCGTTGGCACCCATCGATGTGCATCCTGCCCACGTCTTTTGGGCTATGCCGCGGCGCATTCGGCTCGACTTTTCGGCAGTGGAGCACGGTGACTGTGATGTGTGCGGGCGCTCGTCGGAGCAGTGCATTACGCAGTATGTGACGAAGAACTACGGGCTAAATTACAAGGGCCCGTGGGAGCATCCGCTTTCCCCCTACTACGAGAGCAAGGAGGGATGGCTGCCCATGCACCCGCAGCCGGGTGGGCTCGGGTATCGCCACTGGCTGGCCTGGGTGCTGGGGACCGAGGATGAGAAGAAGCGGCAGCGCGCGGCAAGGGTCGTCGGTGCGCAGCTCGAGTCGGGCCGGGCGCGGGCCCTTGGACACGCGCCGCTGCATCTGCGTGCCTTCGGGTTCGACATGGACAACATGAAGGCGCGTTGCTGGTACGACAGCACCCTGCCGCTTTACGGCCTGCTCGAATGCGAAGCCGGCGCGCTCAAGCGCATTCAGAACGAAGTCTCGCATTGGCTGTCCGGCGCCGAGCTGGCCGCCTATTTTCTGCGCACCGCGGTGAAGGAAGCCTGGTTCGGTCACGAGGCGCGTGGCGATCTCAGTGTGGTCGATGCCAGCTTCTGGTCGGCCACCGAAGCCAGCTTCTACGGCGTCCTGCAGGCGGTCATCACGGCGGAGCGGCAGGCTAAGGAAGCCGATTCGGGTGCTCTAAAGCGGCGACTCCATCAGGCGCTGGTGCATGCCGCCACATCGCTGTTCGATGAGTGCTTTGTCGGCGCGGGTGCTGTCGAGCGCCAGCACCCACAACGCGTGGCGGCCGCGTACCGACGTCTTCGTCAGAGCCTTCATGGGCGCAAGCTGCGCGATGCCCTGGCGCTGCCGAAGAATGACGCCGGGCCTGACAAGGCCCCCTATCAAGAACATGAGTCCGCATCGGCCTGA
- a CDS encoding CRISPR-associated helicase/endonuclease Cas3, with protein MRQAESGKADISKESPGFYRYWGKARPDGDEGAQFHPLPFHSLDVAAVGVEYLRRARSVRELLEQALGWNANTVENWLAFWLAVHDLGKFSEAFQSQKPELFLTLRKREPNAAKVYGTRHDTLGFLFWKEPLASRIEAEGWFGSRSIDLLDGCDAWARAVTGHHGQPPRDTHESWESHFDRHDDLEAVFAFVEAARERFLVPSVVEAVTAADPDGFEQVSRAVSWWVAGIAVLSDWLGSNTDFFPYCDDACPLDEYWSCAQDRAKLALDSAGVLPEAARAGRSFSELFPGIDMPSPLQHWAMSVELAEGPQIHMLEDVTGAGKTEAAVMLAYRLMAAGEADGFFIGLPTMATANAMYGRIAEVYRTLFAGRPSLVLAHGQRNLVEAFAGTVLPNDPGGPDRDEKDQTASARCTAWLADHNKRALLASAGVGTIDQALLAVLHSRHQSLRLLGLFRKVLIVDEVHACDAYMQRVLETLLEFHARVGGSVILLSATMPRRMKQALLKAFARGRESVAPLGDSDAYPLVTSWVGVAPALLEEAAVATRDVVRRRIDVRYEPRREAVVDAIREAVAMGRCVCWIRNTVADALEAQALVTAYVPESAVTLFHARFALQDRLAIEQQILDNFGKDSGTSERAGRVVIATQVAEQSLDADWDLLISDLAPIDRIIQRAGRMHRHVRDAHGRRLLDAAAHDQRGVPCLWVHGPEWHEEPGEDWFKEAFPKSALVYPHHGHLWRTAQRLRQGHMTMPEDARRFIEDVFGADDDALPEGLAAQALKVAGAVSADASQAQQNTVKLERGYARGGIDWWDEAKTPSRLGEASNTVVLVRWSDGRFIPWAEGNFPRRHAWAYSSLRVAERLIASTPEPNDPERKRALEALLEELPDKGRWSVVLPLEEREDGWVAEAVGITGRGRESHRTWLYSSFTGLNEVEPGS; from the coding sequence ATGAGACAAGCGGAATCCGGAAAAGCCGACATCAGCAAGGAGTCTCCCGGCTTCTACCGCTACTGGGGGAAAGCGAGGCCTGACGGCGATGAGGGCGCTCAGTTCCACCCGCTGCCATTCCACAGCCTTGATGTAGCCGCCGTGGGGGTGGAGTACTTGCGGCGTGCTCGAAGTGTTCGAGAACTCCTGGAACAGGCGCTCGGATGGAATGCGAATACTGTGGAGAACTGGCTGGCGTTCTGGCTTGCGGTTCACGATTTGGGGAAATTCTCGGAGGCCTTCCAGTCGCAGAAGCCGGAACTGTTCCTGACGTTGCGGAAGCGGGAGCCGAATGCCGCGAAAGTTTACGGGACCCGGCACGACACGCTCGGCTTTCTATTCTGGAAAGAGCCGCTCGCAAGCCGCATCGAGGCTGAGGGGTGGTTCGGCTCCAGGAGCATTGATCTACTGGATGGTTGCGATGCCTGGGCGCGTGCCGTCACCGGTCATCACGGCCAGCCGCCGCGTGATACGCACGAGAGCTGGGAATCGCATTTCGACCGGCACGATGACCTTGAGGCGGTCTTTGCATTCGTGGAAGCGGCTCGCGAGCGCTTCCTCGTTCCCTCCGTCGTTGAGGCCGTGACGGCAGCCGATCCCGACGGCTTCGAGCAAGTCAGCCGTGCCGTGAGCTGGTGGGTCGCCGGTATTGCCGTGCTGTCGGATTGGCTGGGCTCGAACACCGACTTCTTCCCCTACTGCGACGACGCGTGTCCGCTGGATGAATACTGGTCCTGTGCCCAGGATCGAGCGAAGCTGGCCCTGGACTCGGCCGGCGTTCTGCCGGAGGCTGCTCGGGCAGGGCGCTCTTTCAGCGAATTGTTCCCTGGCATCGATATGCCCTCGCCGCTGCAGCACTGGGCCATGTCGGTTGAGCTTGCCGAAGGGCCGCAGATCCACATGCTCGAAGATGTCACCGGGGCAGGGAAGACCGAGGCCGCCGTGATGCTTGCCTACCGTCTCATGGCCGCGGGCGAGGCGGATGGCTTCTTCATCGGTCTGCCCACGATGGCCACGGCCAATGCGATGTACGGGCGAATCGCGGAGGTCTACCGCACGCTATTCGCCGGGCGCCCGAGCCTGGTTCTCGCCCACGGTCAGCGCAATCTCGTAGAGGCCTTCGCTGGCACCGTGCTGCCCAATGATCCGGGTGGACCCGATCGTGACGAGAAGGATCAAACCGCGTCCGCCCGCTGCACAGCGTGGCTCGCGGATCACAACAAGCGGGCGCTTCTTGCATCTGCCGGCGTGGGGACGATTGATCAGGCCCTGCTGGCCGTGTTGCACAGCCGCCATCAGTCACTGCGCCTGCTCGGGCTGTTCCGCAAGGTCTTGATCGTCGACGAGGTGCATGCCTGCGACGCCTACATGCAGCGGGTGCTGGAAACCCTTCTGGAGTTTCACGCGCGTGTCGGGGGCAGTGTCATCCTGTTGTCCGCAACGATGCCCAGACGCATGAAGCAGGCCCTGCTCAAGGCTTTCGCCCGTGGCAGGGAGTCGGTCGCGCCGCTTGGCGACTCCGATGCTTATCCATTGGTGACGTCCTGGGTGGGGGTTGCGCCGGCTTTGCTGGAAGAAGCTGCGGTGGCGACCCGGGACGTTGTGCGTCGTCGTATCGATGTGCGCTACGAGCCGCGCCGGGAAGCGGTCGTTGACGCGATTCGAGAGGCGGTAGCAATGGGGCGTTGCGTGTGTTGGATACGAAACACCGTAGCCGATGCGTTGGAAGCCCAAGCGCTGGTCACTGCGTATGTGCCGGAGAGCGCCGTCACGCTCTTCCACGCCCGCTTCGCTTTGCAGGATCGCCTGGCGATCGAGCAGCAGATTCTCGACAATTTCGGAAAGGACAGCGGCACGTCGGAACGCGCCGGTCGCGTGGTGATCGCCACGCAGGTCGCGGAGCAGAGCCTGGACGCCGACTGGGACCTGCTGATCAGCGATCTGGCACCCATTGATCGCATCATCCAACGCGCTGGTCGCATGCATCGCCATGTCCGCGATGCGCACGGCCGTCGCTTGTTGGATGCAGCCGCCCATGATCAACGCGGCGTTCCCTGCTTGTGGGTGCACGGACCGGAATGGCACGAGGAACCAGGCGAAGACTGGTTCAAGGAGGCCTTCCCAAAATCGGCACTGGTCTATCCCCACCATGGTCATCTGTGGCGCACCGCTCAGCGTTTGCGGCAGGGGCATATGACGATGCCGGAGGATGCGCGGCGCTTTATCGAGGATGTCTTCGGAGCGGATGACGATGCACTGCCGGAAGGTCTGGCTGCCCAGGCGCTTAAGGTCGCCGGGGCTGTTTCTGCAGATGCCTCACAGGCGCAGCAGAACACCGTGAAGCTTGAAAGAGGGTATGCCCGTGGCGGGATTGATTGGTGGGATGAGGCGAAGACGCCCTCCCGTCTGGGCGAGGCAAGCAATACCGTCGTGCTGGTGCGATGGTCGGACGGCCGCTTCATCCCCTGGGCGGAAGGCAACTTCCCGCGGCGCCACGCCTGGGCTTACAGCAGCCTGCGCGTGGCCGAGCGTCTGATTGCCAGCACCCCGGAGCCGAACGATCCCGAGCGCAAGCGGGCGCTGGAGGCGCTTCTGGAAGAGCTGCCGGACAAGGGGCGATGGAGCGTCGTGCTTCCGCTGGAAGAGCGCGAGGATGGCTGGGTTGCGGAAGCAGTTGGAATAACGGGGCGTGGGCGCGAAAGTCATCGAACATGGCTTTACAGCAGCTTCACTGGCTTGAATGAAGTGGAGCCGGGGTCGTGA
- a CDS encoding PaaI family thioesterase, translating into MSQTSKGLERLRRERDYQGMLDVIPYTAHLGIAAETGADGPIYTLPPRDNHIGNKRLPAIHGGAVAALMEAAALVTVLVDEAQDRFPKPIDFSLDYLRSARLEPLHAACQVLRQGRRIAAVRVDCWQGEDRDKLTATGRVHLLLSMEEASST; encoded by the coding sequence ATGAGCCAGACGAGCAAGGGGCTGGAGCGGCTTCGCCGCGAGCGCGATTACCAGGGCATGCTCGACGTGATCCCCTACACGGCGCATCTCGGCATCGCCGCCGAAACGGGTGCCGACGGCCCCATCTACACGCTGCCACCGCGCGACAACCATATCGGCAACAAGCGCCTGCCGGCCATCCACGGCGGCGCAGTGGCCGCGCTCATGGAGGCCGCCGCGCTGGTGACCGTGCTCGTCGACGAAGCCCAGGACCGCTTCCCCAAGCCCATCGACTTCTCGCTGGACTACCTCCGCTCCGCCCGCCTCGAGCCGCTGCACGCCGCCTGCCAAGTCCTGCGCCAGGGCCGTCGCATTGCCGCCGTGCGCGTCGACTGCTGGCAGGGCGAAGACCGCGACAAGCTCACAGCGACCGGGCGGGTCCATCTGCTGCTGTCCATGGAAGAAGCCTCGAGCACCTGA
- a CDS encoding PaaI family thioesterase, whose amino-acid sequence MTQNPYLEMARRFVAAVPHNADLGIEVVDIERGVATLRLPGKPALCGDPERQLYFPSVLLTLADAASGVAYVSAINELTAVATLDLRIDYLRPVSVEHTLVVRAHCHRHTREVGFVHCDIRAEGAEDAAAMVTASFMRPPAKKEQVA is encoded by the coding sequence ATGACGCAGAACCCCTATCTGGAAATGGCGCGACGCTTTGTCGCGGCAGTCCCGCACAACGCCGATCTCGGTATCGAGGTCGTCGATATCGAACGTGGCGTCGCGACCCTGCGGCTGCCGGGCAAGCCCGCCTTGTGCGGTGACCCCGAGCGGCAGCTCTACTTCCCCAGCGTGCTGCTCACGCTGGCGGATGCTGCCTCGGGCGTGGCCTATGTCTCTGCCATCAACGAGCTCACCGCCGTGGCGACGTTGGATCTGCGCATCGACTATTTGCGGCCGGTGTCAGTCGAGCACACGCTGGTCGTGCGCGCGCACTGCCATCGCCATACGCGCGAAGTCGGCTTCGTGCATTGCGATATCCGCGCCGAAGGCGCCGAGGACGCGGCGGCAATGGTCACGGCCAGCTTCATGCGCCCGCCGGCGAAGAAGGAGCAAGTCGCATGA
- a CDS encoding outer membrane beta-barrel protein codes for MKQQSFAAAVACGIASLAYLAPAQSASLGYIDGYYIPSAEFEISEGGASADDDGDGFGVKGRARFADQLFFTGEYQAVELDDSELEIDQLRAGVGFTSAVNPALNLIGRAEFIQVELDGPFLDSDDESGFGIHGGAEAMLTPQFMVHGSVGFISIDDADGPEFLVGLRFLANESVSIFADYRVTRLSDSGNDLDLDDLRIGAGFSF; via the coding sequence ATGAAGCAACAATCTTTCGCCGCTGCCGTGGCATGCGGCATTGCATCGCTCGCCTATCTGGCACCGGCGCAGTCGGCATCTCTGGGCTACATCGACGGCTATTACATCCCGAGCGCCGAGTTCGAGATCAGTGAAGGCGGAGCTTCCGCCGATGACGACGGCGACGGCTTTGGCGTAAAAGGCCGCGCCCGTTTCGCCGATCAGCTGTTCTTCACTGGCGAGTATCAAGCGGTCGAGCTTGATGATTCCGAGCTCGAGATTGATCAGCTTCGCGCCGGCGTCGGCTTCACATCGGCCGTGAACCCAGCGTTGAACCTGATCGGGCGTGCCGAATTCATCCAGGTCGAGCTGGACGGCCCCTTTCTGGATTCCGATGACGAAAGCGGTTTCGGCATCCATGGTGGCGCCGAAGCGATGCTGACGCCCCAGTTCATGGTGCACGGCAGCGTCGGCTTCATATCGATCGATGATGCCGATGGCCCCGAATTCCTCGTGGGCCTGCGTTTTCTGGCAAACGAGAGCGTCAGCATCTTCGCCGACTACCGCGTCACGCGACTGAGCGACAGCGGCAACGACCTTGATCTTGACGATCTGCGTATTGGCGCCGGCTTCAGCTTCTAG
- a CDS encoding DUF805 domain-containing protein, with protein MGWYLAVLKDYAVFDGRAGRSEYWMFFLFNLLIAIALAVLDAVIGTFDMFGGMGLLGLIYTLAVLLPGIGVTIRRLHDTGRSGWWILIGFIPLVGGIILLVMMVLKGSEGENAYGPPARVAPPS; from the coding sequence ATGGGCTGGTATCTGGCGGTTCTCAAGGATTACGCCGTATTCGACGGTCGGGCAGGGCGCAGCGAGTACTGGATGTTCTTTCTGTTCAATCTGCTGATCGCCATTGCGCTGGCTGTGCTCGATGCCGTCATCGGCACCTTCGACATGTTTGGTGGCATGGGACTGCTCGGGTTGATCTACACGCTGGCGGTGCTGCTGCCGGGTATCGGCGTCACCATCCGGCGCTTGCACGACACTGGCCGCAGCGGCTGGTGGATCCTCATCGGCTTCATCCCGCTGGTGGGCGGCATCATCCTGCTGGTCATGATGGTGCTGAAAGGCAGCGAGGGCGAAAACGCGTATGGTCCTCCGGCGCGCGTGGCGCCGCCCAGCTGA
- a CDS encoding CocE/NonD family hydrolase — protein sequence MRPLLWKGRHLLVVLLAAGLLSACGESASPDGSAQVAAKWTPYERPAEYAGSATLPAQAITLRDGIRLATAVRLPAGPDGEPAEGPFPVLLTQTGYNRGLPVIPAFNDYLVQRGYAHVSVDVRGTGSSEGAWEAFGENEQADYAEVMDWVATQPWSNGRVGTWGASFMGITQLFTAAQQHPAHEAVFAIVPMGDAYRDIVFSGGQTNVGFIPLWMGLVTALSIVPTPDLVQDPGLYVNSAVQNLLAALTSFQVPILAQALLGGEIAQDGPFWRTRSPIEVADRIRTPTFIIGGLKDIFQRGEPMLYEAIQRNADAKLLIGPWEHLDGSSGAGLEAAGLPSMDQMALQWFDHYLRDMPSGAKAQPEVTQYYWGAERWSVATGWPHPKARAERWYLQAGGTLSRQLPADSGIDRTLQLPVNGLCSSSASQWTAGILGLVTPPCAQDNRLNEIIEVTYTTPPMAEDYVVNGPIQADLWVSSSAPDTGVNVRVTLVDESGASRELSHGLLNASMRAVDPERARYLDGEMIQPWHIFTREARDVPGIGNIVPVNVEVFPTSFVIPEGHRLRVTVGPSDFPHGLPPVPDLLDQLLGIISVHSGGDTPSSIVVPAIPADALVSAR from the coding sequence ATGAGGCCATTGCTGTGGAAGGGACGCCACCTGCTTGTCGTGCTGCTCGCGGCAGGATTGCTCAGCGCCTGCGGCGAGAGCGCATCACCCGACGGTAGTGCGCAGGTTGCCGCGAAATGGACGCCCTATGAGCGGCCCGCCGAGTACGCCGGCTCGGCCACGCTGCCGGCGCAGGCCATCACGCTGCGCGACGGTATTCGCCTGGCCACGGCGGTGCGCCTGCCCGCCGGTCCCGACGGCGAGCCCGCCGAGGGCCCCTTCCCTGTGCTGCTGACGCAGACCGGCTACAACCGCGGCCTGCCGGTCATCCCCGCCTTCAACGACTACCTCGTGCAGCGCGGTTATGCGCATGTTTCGGTCGATGTGCGCGGCACCGGCAGCTCGGAGGGTGCCTGGGAAGCCTTTGGTGAGAACGAGCAGGCCGACTATGCCGAGGTTATGGACTGGGTGGCGACTCAGCCCTGGAGCAACGGCCGCGTTGGCACCTGGGGCGCCTCTTTCATGGGTATCACCCAGTTGTTCACGGCGGCGCAGCAGCATCCTGCGCACGAGGCGGTCTTCGCGATCGTACCCATGGGCGATGCCTACCGTGACATCGTCTTCAGTGGCGGGCAGACCAACGTCGGTTTCATCCCGCTGTGGATGGGGCTGGTCACTGCACTCAGCATCGTGCCGACGCCGGACCTGGTGCAGGACCCGGGCCTCTACGTCAACTCTGCGGTGCAGAATCTGCTGGCGGCGCTCACTAGCTTCCAGGTGCCCATTCTCGCGCAGGCTTTGCTCGGCGGAGAGATCGCACAGGACGGGCCTTTCTGGCGCACGCGTTCACCCATCGAGGTGGCGGACCGGATCCGCACGCCGACCTTCATCATCGGCGGGCTGAAGGACATTTTCCAGCGTGGCGAGCCGATGCTCTATGAGGCCATTCAGCGCAACGCCGACGCCAAGCTGCTGATCGGGCCGTGGGAGCACCTCGACGGTTCCTCCGGCGCTGGCCTCGAAGCGGCCGGCCTGCCCAGCATGGATCAGATGGCGCTGCAATGGTTCGACCACTATCTGCGCGACATGCCCAGCGGTGCCAAGGCGCAGCCCGAAGTCACGCAGTACTACTGGGGTGCTGAGCGCTGGTCGGTGGCCACCGGCTGGCCGCATCCGAAAGCGCGCGCCGAGCGCTGGTATCTGCAGGCGGGCGGCACGCTGTCGAGACAGCTTCCGGCGGACAGCGGCATCGATCGTACGCTGCAGCTGCCGGTCAACGGGCTCTGTTCCTCCAGCGCCTCGCAGTGGACTGCCGGCATCCTCGGCCTGGTGACTCCGCCCTGTGCTCAGGATAATCGCCTCAACGAGATCATCGAGGTGACCTACACGACCCCGCCGATGGCGGAGGACTACGTCGTCAACGGCCCGATTCAGGCCGATCTCTGGGTGAGCAGTTCTGCGCCCGATACCGGCGTCAATGTGCGGGTGACCCTGGTCGACGAAAGCGGTGCCTCGCGCGAGCTGAGCCACGGTCTGCTCAATGCCTCCATGCGCGCTGTCGACCCCGAGCGCGCGCGCTATCTGGACGGCGAGATGATCCAGCCCTGGCATATCTTCACGCGCGAGGCGCGGGATGTCCCGGGCATCGGCAATATCGTGCCGGTCAACGTCGAGGTCTTTCCGACCAGCTTCGTGATTCCCGAAGGTCATCGCCTGCGTGTGACTGTCGGTCCCAGCGACTTTCCGCACGGCCTGCCCCCGGTGCCCGACCTGCTCGATCAGCTGCTTGGCATCATCAGCGTTCACAGCGGTGGCGACACGCCGTCGAGCATCGTCGTGCCTGCGATTCCGGCGGATGCACTGGTTTCCGCTCGCTGA